In Colletotrichum lupini chromosome 6, complete sequence, a single window of DNA contains:
- a CDS encoding asparaginyl-tRNA synthetase, whose product MRTAATFPLRKLARPSGLLVQPIHRRYLSTAPRRTVAQFLEWKPETEVKDVVVNGYVRSVRNMKTDRFVNIGDGSSRSPIQALVSRSDEESANLRVGAAVRLRGVWTPSKTDGQSHELKVDHVEILGPSDAKTFPIQKKYQTSDYLRTMPHLRTRIPLNAAILRLRSEAVAMLTQFFASRDFTQTHPPIITSSDCEGAGEVFNVATGSTETPAISNTGKDKPANMFFRSPKYLTVSTQLHLEALAQSLGHVWTLSPTFRAERSDTSRHMSEFYMLEAEMSFVDELDEVTNLVEDMLRSLVTGLYQTRAAQELRQRHAPGEKRTAEDDLVPIDEVERRWKGMMQSPASRWPRITYADAIKLLQAEEHQFEIKPTWESGLHSEHEKFLAKTLGATSDSSAYSPVFVTHYPRAIKAFYMRKSDTATSGHDLPGDTVDCFDLLVPDLCEIAGGSMREHRLTDLLETMKARGMGSLADGGRDDTNGSDLEWYVDLRRWGSNPHGGFGLGFDRLLSYLVGVPNVRDVVAFPRWFGRCDC is encoded by the exons ATGCGAACTGCGGCAACATTCCCTTTGCGCAAGCTTGCGCGCCCATCTGGGCTCCTTGTCCAACCCATCCACAGACGATACCTCTCTACAGCACCACGGAGAACAGTAGCCCAATTTCTAGAGTGGAAGCCCGAAACCGAAGTCAAAGATGTTGTCGTCAATGGGTACGTCCGGTCTGTTCGCAACATGAAGACGGATCGATTCGTCAATATTGGCGACGGTTCCTCACGGTCGCCTATCCAGGCACTGGTATCAAGGAGCGACGAAGAAAG CGCAAACCTGCGAGTCGGTGCAGCAGTCCGCCTACGGGGTGTCTGGACTCCCTCCAAAACAGACGGTCAAAGTCACGAGTTGAAGGTCGATCATGTCGAAATCCTAGGCCCCTCTGACGCAAAG ACGTTCCCGATTCAGAAGAAGTACCAAACATCCGACTACCTTCGCACCATGCCCCATCTTCGAACCAGGATACCACTGAATGCCGCAATCTTGCGATTGAGATCAGAAGCCGTCGCGATGTTGACTCAGTTCTTCGCCTCTCGAGACTTTACCCAAACTCATCCGCCCATCATCACATCTTCAGATTGCGAAGGGGCAGGCGAGGTCTTCAACGTTGCTACGGGCTCGACCGAGACACCCGCAATCTCGAATACGGGCAAGGACAAGCCAGCAAACATGTTCTTCCGCTCGCCAAAGTACTTGACGGTGTCCACTCAGCTTCATCTTGAGGCGTTAGCTCAGTCTCTGGGGCATGTATGGACATTATCGCCGACCTTCCGAGCGGAGCGTAGCGACACCTCAAGACACATGAGCGAGTTCTACATGCTGGAGGCGGAGATGAGCTTCGTCGATGAGTTGGACGAAGTCACAAACCTCGTTGAAGACATGCTCCGTAGTTTGGTCACTGGCTTATATCAGACTCGCGCTGCGCAAGAACTGCGACAACGACATGCGCCCGGAGAGAAACGAACAGCGGAAGATGACCTGGTTCCGATCGACGAAGTGGAGCGTCGTTGGAAGGGGATGATGCAGAGCCCAGCTTCCAGATGGCCACGCATTACATACGCCGATGCGATCAAATTGCTTCAGGCAGAAGAACATCAGTTCGAGATCAAGCCTACATGGGAAAGCGGCTTGCATTCTGAGCATGAAAAGTTCCTCGCCAAAACTCTCGGTGCCACCAGCGACTCCTCTGCCTATTCTCCCGTCTTCGTTACCCACTACCCTCGGGCGATCAAAGCATTCTACATGAGGAAATCAGACACCGCAACTTCCGGTCATGATCTGCCAGGTGACACAGTCGACTGCTTTGATCTTCTGGTCCCCGATTTGTGCGAGATTGCCGGCGGCTCAATGCGTGAGCATCGCTTGACGGACTTGTTGGAGACTATGAAGGCTCGCGGCATGGGCTCTCTAGCTGATGGCGGACGCGATGACACCAACGGCAGCGATCTCGAGTGGTATGTTGACCTCCGTCGTTGGGGATCCAATCCACACGGCGGCTTTGGCCTGGGCTTCGATAGATTGCTGAGTTATCTTGTGGGAGTCCCTAATGTCAGAGACGTTGTGGCTTTTCCACGCTGGTTTGGCCGGTGCGACTGCTAA
- a CDS encoding Sec23/Sec24 trunk domain-containing protein, whose translation MSDNNLVVVAVASAQSTTSFPSRNPPTHRPPPISANMSDFSMYHQLGQGEQDPSNPNRSTQPAPPQFSPPVAGQQYQQGTPYGAPAPPGQQYYGGQPDSAPPQAQPYGAPPGQEYAQNPGFQSQENLAAQMGGMSLGDGHGTARRKKKDRHAYHQVEATGSSQPFNGIPAAGTNATAFLNDPSQAQYAQMNQFPVAAGQTFTPANPASPAEFATRNGTDAGGPPAVVQTSGHQKLSLDDLPSVPVSRDSLQQHYFSNVYPTFEKHLPPPSTVSYVAYDQGNASPKFARLTLNSIPSNAEGLALTGLPMGLLLQPMAPLQPGELEIPVLDFGDSGPPRCRRCRAYVNPFMMFRSGGNKFVCNLCTYPNDTPSEYFSALTPQGVRVDRDQRPELTRGTVEFVVPKEYWTKEPTGLRWLFVIDVTQESFNKGFIESFCEGIVAALYGGEDAERDDNGEPKKSIPPGAKVGFVTYDKDIHFYNVNPALDQAQMMIMPDLEDPFVPLSDGLFVDPYESKDVITSLLTMLPTMFSNIKNPEPALLATLNSAVAALEKTGGKIVCSLAALPTWGPGRLFLRDDGKHPGGEIDKKLFSTEHPAWKKVAEKMVATGIGADFFLASPSGGYLDIATVGHVAASTGGETFYYPNFIGARDNTKLSMEIKHAVTRETGFQALMKVRCSNGLQINGYHGNFIHHTFGADLEIGVIDADKAMGVTFSYDGKLDSKLDAHFQSALLYTTASGQRRVRCSNIIASVCDNPRDSVKFIDQDAVFTILAKEASTKLASTSATLKDVRNHLTERTIDILSAYRKNFLTSAQPDGQLVMPERLKEFSMYMLGLLKCRAFKGGNESSDRRVHEMRMIRSMGAKELSLYLYPRMIPIHNLTPEEGFPDESGHLKVPPAIRTSFSRVEPGGVYLVDNGQQCLLWLHSQTSPNLIADLFGEDKTTLQSLDAYTSSLPMLQTHLNAQVRNIVEFLKTMRGSKGLGIQLARQGIDGAEYEFARMLVEDRNNEAQSYVDWLVHLHRSVQLELSGQRKREDPLTDANALAGFAGLRPNYW comes from the exons CAATCGACCACGAGCTTCCCATCACGCAACCCTCCAACACACCGACCACCGCCCATTTCCGCAAACATGTCTGACTTTAGCATGTACCACCAGCTGGGCCAGGGCGAACAAGACCCTTCGAACCCCAATCGATCGACGCAGCCCGCACCTCCCCAGTTCTCCCCTCCCGTCGCGGGGCAGCAATACCAGCAGGGAACTCCATACGGCGCCCCTGCACCTCCAGGACAGCAATACTATGGAGGCCAGCCTGATTCCGCACCACCTCAGGCACAGCCGTATGGGGCCCCTCCAGGTCAGGAGTATGCGCAGAATCCTGGTTTCCAGTCTCAGGAAAACTTGGCGGCGCAAATGGGAGGCATGTCACTAGGTGATGGACACGGTACAGcaaggaggaagaagaaggaccGCCACGCATACCACCAGGTCGAGGCGACAGGCTCGTCGCAACCCTTCAACGGAATTCCTGCTGCCGGCACGAATGCCACGGCCTTCCTCAACGACCCTTCGCAAGCTCAGTATGCTCAAATGAACCAGTTTCCCGTCGCCGCGGGCCAGACCTTTACACCCGCCAATCCCGCTTCCCCGGCTGAATTTGCGACCCGAAACGGCACCGATGCTGGCGGACCCCCGGCTGTAGTTCAGACTTCCGGACACCAGAAGCTGTCTCTCGACGACCTGCCTAGTGTGCCAGTCTCCCGTGACTCTCTTCAACAACACTACTTCTCCAATGTTTATCCCACCTTTGAGAAGCACCTGCCACCTCCCTCGACTGTCTCATATGTTGCCTACGACCAGGGCAATGCTTCGCCCAAGTTCGCGCGCTTGACACTGAACAGCATTCCGTCCAATGCCGAGGGCCTCGCACTTACTGGTCTGCCAATGGGTCTTCTCCTTCAGCCCATGGCACCTCTCCAGCCCGGGGAGCTCGAGATTCCAGTCCTTGATTTTGGCGATTCTGGCCCCCCGAGATGCCGTCGCTGCAGAGCTTACGTCAACCCCTTCATGATGTTCCGGTCCGGCGGCAATAAGTTTGTTTGCAACTTGTGCACTTACCCCAACGATACCCCGTCCGAATACTTCTCCGCACTCACTCCCCAAGGTGTAAGGGTGGACCGCGATCAGCGCCCAGAGCTTACCAGGGGTACTGTGGAGTTTGTAGTGCCTAAGGAGTACTGGACGAAGGAGCCTACTGGTCTGCGCTGGCTGTTCGTCATTGATGTTACCCAGGAGTCCTTCAACAAGGGATTCATCGAGTCCTTCTGCGAGGGCATCGTTGCTGCCTTGTACGGTGGCGAAGACGCAGAACGGGATGACAATGGCGAGCCAAAGAAGAGCATTCCCCCTGGCGCCAAGGTTGGCTTCGTGACTTATGACAAGGACATCCACTTCTACAACGTCAAT CCCGCCCTGGATCAAGCCCAGATGATGATTATGCCCGATCTTGAGGATCCCTTCGTGCCCCTGAGTGACGGTCTCTTTGTCGACCCTTACGAATCTAA GGATGTCATCACATCTCTGCTGACTATGCTGCCCACCATGTTCTCAAACATTAAGAACCCCGAACCGGCCCTCCTGGCGACCCTCAACTCTGCTGTTGCCGCATTGGAAAAGACCGGAGGCAAGATCGTCTGTTCTCTGGCGGCTCTGCCTACCTGGGGCCCTGGCCGTCTCTTCCTCCGTGACGATGGAAAGCATCCCGGTGGAGAGATCGACAAGAAGCTCTTCTCTACAGAACACCCGGCATGGAAGAAGGTGGCCGAGAAGATGGTGGCCACCGGTATCGGTGCCGACTTCTTCCTCGCGTCGCCTTCTGGCGGATACCTTGACATCGCCACAGTCGGTCACGTTGCAGCCTCTACCGGTGGAGAGACGTTCTACTACCCCAACTTCATCGGGGCCCGTGACAACACGAAGCTGTCCATGGAAATCAAGCACGCGGTTACGCGCGAGACTGGCTTCCAGGCTTTGATGAAGGTTCGTTGCTCGAACGGCCTGCAGATTAACGGGTACCACGGCAACTTCATCCACCACACTTTTGGTGCCGACCTGGAGATTGGTGTCATTGATGCTGACAAGGCTATGGGCGTTACCTTCTCTTATGACGGCAAGCTCGACTCGAAACTTGACGCCCACTTCCAGTCGGCGCTGCTGTACACCACGGCTTCCGGCCAGCGGAGAGTGCGCTGCTCAAACATTATTGCGAGTGTGTGCGACAACCCCAGGGATAGCGTCAAGTTCATCGACCAAGATGCCGTGTTCACGATTTTGGCCAAGGAGGCAAGCACAAAACTAGCAAGTACTTCGGCAACGCTGAAGGATGTCCGCAACCACCTGACGGAGCGTACGATCGACATTCTCTCAGCGTACCGTAAGAACTTCTTGACTTCAGCGCAACCAGACGGCCAGCTGGTCATGCCGGAAAGGCTCAAGGAGTTCTCCATGTACATGCTCGGTCTCCTCAAGTGCCGCGCCTTCAAGGGTGGTAACGAGAGTTCCGACCGTAGAGTCCACGAGATGAGGATGATCCGTTCCATGGGCGCCAAGGAGCTTAGCTTATACCTGTATCCGCGCATGATCCCCATTCACAACCTCACTCCAGAGGAGGGCTTCCCTGACGAGTCCGGCCATCTCAAGGTACCGCCTGCGATTCGCACGTCCTTCTCTCGCGTGGAACCTGGCGGCGTCTATCTCGTCGACAACGGCCAGCAGTGTCTCCTGTGGCTCCACTCCCAGACCTCACCGAACCTCATTGCCGATCTCTTTGGCGAAGACAAGACAACCCTCCAGAGCCTCGACGCGTATACTTCATCGCTCCCCATGCTCCAGACACATTTGAACGCGCAAGTACGGAATATCGTCGAGTTCCTGAAGACGATGCGGGGTTCCAAGGGTCTGGGTATCCAGCTTGCGAGACAAGGAATTGATGGTGCCGAGTACGAGTTTGCGCGCATGCTCGTCGAGGACAGGAACAACGAGGCACAGAGCTATGTCGACTGGCTCGTCCATCTTCACAGGAGTGTCCAGCTCGAG CTTTCTGGCcaaagaaagagagaggaCCCGCTGACGGACGCCAACGCACTAGCAGGCTTCGCCGGTCTGAGGCCCAACTACTGGTAA